TTAACAAAAAAACGACCTCTCTCATAAAATTTTTGTACTGAATATTTCAAAAAATCTCTCAAATTACTCCAATATTCATTAACAACATCTTTTTCAAAAAGATATTTTTTTATAATATCGCTTCTTCCGTCAAGACCCTTTAGATCTTGTTCAAAATATGGATTTGGTAAAAAACGAAGGTCATAAACCAAATTACTTTCGGTTGGAACCCCATATTTAAATCCAAAAGATATTAAATTAACCAAAATTTCTTGTTGAAATGTCTTTGATAGCGAAGTTCGAACCCAATCTCGAAGATCATGAACATTAAAAACATCGGTATCTAAAACTATATCGGCCATAGCCATTATCGGTTCCAATAAATTTTTTTCTTGTTTTATTGCATCCAAAAGATTTGTATTCATGTCAAATAATGGGTGATTTCGTCTTGTTTCTTGAAATCTTCTTGTAATGGTATTTGTACTTGCATTCAAAAAAATAATCTTTAAATCCCATCGATCTCGTTCTTGATTTTTTATATTTTCTAAAAGCGTCGTAAAATCAGATAAGAAATTTTTGCTTCTTGCATCAACGCTTAAAGCAACTTTGGATAAATTATGCTGTCCGTGATATGCCAAATTCAAAAATGTAGAAAGCATAGGTAATGGCAAATTATCTACGCAATAAAAACCAAAATCTTCAAGTGAACGAATAAAAATCGTTTTACCCGCGCCGGAAAGACCGGTTATTATCAAAGCTTGTTTTGGTAATATTTTTTCTATACTATTTTCGTTACAATGTTCATTCATATTTTTAATTTTAAATAAAAAGGAGATACCATGAGCAAATTTTTTAACAAATTTATTGCATTATTAATAACAATATCACTTGTTTTATTAAATGGAAGCCTAATTGCAACAAAGAATAGAGTTAATCCAAAAGAGATCAAAAAGATAGATTTAAAACAAGAAAACAAACCCGAAATTTCCGATCCCAAAAAAGATATATATCCATGGCTTGGGACATTTGCTGAAGCAATAAGTCTTATCCAAGAAAAATCATTTAAAAAAAATGTTGATTTTTCGCTTGTAATTCAAGAAGCACTCAAAGCAGCAATGCCTTACATAGACGCTCATTCTGCCTTTTTTTCCAAAGAAAGTTATCAAGAAACAATGGAATCAACTTCCGGAAAGTTCTCCGGAATAGGTGTAAGCATAATAAGTAAAGCGCTTGAAGACGATACGCTTGCCATTGTTGATGTAATAGCCAAAGGTCCTGCAGACAAAATAGGAATAAAAGCCGGAGATAAGATAATTCAAGTAAATGGCGAAAATTTAAGAAACTTATCAACCGATGAAGTGTTAAATAAATTAAAAGGTCCAATAGACACCGAAGTTACTATAAAAATAGTACGTGATAAAAAACCATTGGAATTTAAAATAAAAAGAGAATTAATCAAAGATCAAACATCGCTTTGTTATAATATTAAAAATCAAAATATTTATTATTTATCGCTCAAAATATTTAACGAGCTTGCAGCCAATCAGATAAAAGATTTACTAATAAAATCCAATGAAGGCAAGGCCAAGGGACTTATCTTGGACTTGCGTAGAAATCCCGGAGGAATTTTGGATGCAGCAATTGATATGGCCGCACTCTTTTTGCCACAAAACAGTTTGGTAGTTGCAACGAAAGACCGATCGTTAAATGTTACTGCAGAATATAAAACAAGTTCCAATCCTGTTTTAAATAGTGAGATTCCAATTTTTATACTTATAGACAATTTTACTGCTTCTGCAGCTGAAATTTTAGCAGGATGCCTGCAATATTATTCTAAAAAATTAATAAATAATAAAACTAAAAAAAGCCAATTAATGGTCTTTTTGGTAGGCACGCCAACATTTGGAAAAGGATCGGTTCAAGAAGTTATGCCGATCAGTAACGGATGTGCACTAAAACTTACAACTTTATTATATTTTTTACCTAGCGATATTTCAATTCAAGCCAAAGGTATTGAACCTGATTTTTTAATAAAACCTAAAATTATACCTACGGAAGAAATGCAATGGGTTGAAGATTTTTATGGCAAAGAAAGCACATTAAAACATCATATTACAGCTGAAGAAGTTATAGGTGAAAAAATAGAAGAAAAAGAAAAAGTTCAAAAGAAACCTGAGCAAGTAGTGGAAAAAACT
The Candidatus Dependentiae bacterium DNA segment above includes these coding regions:
- the rapZ gene encoding RNase adapter RapZ, with protein sequence MNEHCNENSIEKILPKQALIITGLSGAGKTIFIRSLEDFGFYCVDNLPLPMLSTFLNLAYHGQHNLSKVALSVDARSKNFLSDFTTLLENIKNQERDRWDLKIIFLNASTNTITRRFQETRRNHPLFDMNTNLLDAIKQEKNLLEPIMAMADIVLDTDVFNVHDLRDWVRTSLSKTFQQEILVNLISFGFKYGVPTESNLVYDLRFLPNPYFEQDLKGLDGRSDIIKKYLFEKDVVNEYWSNLRDFLKYSVQKFYERGRFFVNVAIGCTGGKHRSVAFVEKLGSEKWENTKFLVQHRDLGKE
- a CDS encoding S41 family peptidase → MSKFFNKFIALLITISLVLLNGSLIATKNRVNPKEIKKIDLKQENKPEISDPKKDIYPWLGTFAEAISLIQEKSFKKNVDFSLVIQEALKAAMPYIDAHSAFFSKESYQETMESTSGKFSGIGVSIISKALEDDTLAIVDVIAKGPADKIGIKAGDKIIQVNGENLRNLSTDEVLNKLKGPIDTEVTIKIVRDKKPLEFKIKRELIKDQTSLCYNIKNQNIYYLSLKIFNELAANQIKDLLIKSNEGKAKGLILDLRRNPGGILDAAIDMAALFLPQNSLVVATKDRSLNVTAEYKTSSNPVLNSEIPIFILIDNFTASAAEILAGCLQYYSKKLINNKTKKSQLMVFLVGTPTFGKGSVQEVMPISNGCALKLTTLLYFLPSDISIQAKGIEPDFLIKPKIIPTEEMQWVEDFYGKESTLKHHITAEEVIGEKIEEKEKVQKKPEQVVEKTWEERQQEAINRDEQIKAAINLTNLFNFAKQYTPKMVDTRDKMITFLKQNYASDETIKLEKVE